Proteins from a genomic interval of Amycolatopsis sp. cg13:
- a CDS encoding NAD(P)/FAD-dependent oxidoreductase, whose amino-acid sequence MDYDLVVIGAGPTGLFAAYYAGFRGLSMAVVDSLPEPGGQVTAMYPEKMIYDVGGFAAVRGRDLVQGLVDQAAPWKPDYLLGRKAEKLESVGDGLELTLDGGDVLRAGAVLITAGIGEFTPRPLPAGDGWLGRGMVHFVPSLAAHEGQHVVVVGGGDSAFDWCLALHPVAASVTLVHRRAKFRAAESIVRQVRELGVRLVTDAEVSRFVEAPDGSLTAVDVTVKGGADEQLRADAVVAALGFTADLGPIESWGLEIDHRAISVDSTMATARPRVYAAGDVAAYPGKVKLIATGFGEAATAVNNIAVALNPEAHLFPGHSSNVE is encoded by the coding sequence ATGGATTACGACCTCGTCGTCATCGGAGCCGGTCCCACCGGCCTCTTCGCCGCCTACTACGCGGGATTCCGCGGCCTTTCGATGGCCGTCGTCGATTCGCTGCCCGAGCCGGGCGGCCAGGTCACCGCGATGTATCCGGAGAAGATGATCTACGACGTAGGCGGGTTCGCCGCGGTCCGCGGCCGGGATCTCGTGCAGGGCCTGGTGGACCAGGCCGCACCGTGGAAGCCGGATTACCTGCTCGGCCGCAAGGCGGAGAAGCTGGAGAGCGTCGGGGACGGCTTGGAGCTGACCCTCGACGGCGGCGACGTACTGCGCGCGGGAGCGGTCCTGATCACCGCGGGCATCGGCGAGTTCACGCCGCGTCCGCTGCCCGCCGGAGACGGTTGGCTGGGCCGGGGGATGGTCCATTTTGTCCCGTCGCTCGCGGCTCATGAGGGGCAGCACGTCGTCGTGGTCGGCGGCGGGGATTCGGCATTCGACTGGTGTCTGGCGCTGCATCCGGTCGCGGCGAGCGTGACGCTCGTGCACCGCCGCGCGAAGTTCCGGGCCGCGGAATCGATCGTGCGGCAGGTGCGGGAGCTGGGCGTGCGGTTGGTGACCGATGCGGAGGTGTCCCGGTTTGTCGAAGCTCCGGACGGCTCTTTGACGGCGGTCGACGTGACTGTGAAGGGCGGCGCGGACGAACAGCTGCGCGCGGACGCGGTGGTTGCGGCGTTGGGGTTCACCGCGGATTTGGGGCCGATCGAGAGCTGGGGGTTGGAAATCGATCACCGCGCGATTTCGGTCGACTCGACGATGGCCACCGCGCGGCCGCGCGTTTACGCGGCTGGGGATGTGGCGGCGTATCCGGGGAAAGTGAAGCTGATCGCGACCGGATTCGGGGAGGCGGCCACGGCGGTGAACAATATCGCGGTGGCGTTGAATCCGGAGGCACATTTGTTCCCCGGGCATTCGAGCAACGTCGAGTGA
- a CDS encoding trypsin-like serine protease yields the protein MSKRLFALALTVLAGVVLSAGSASAGPAIVGGTDADQPYPFAVSLHTSGGALFCGGSLITPTWVVTAAHCLSAKDPATIGLRVGSNDADAGGETPKAAEFVLHPHFNAETQTGDVGLIRLTAPVQAAPIAIGGSAAPGTAVRVIGWGQTCATPNCGPVSKSLRQLDTQLVPGAKCTAAFDGTSELCTESPGGSGSCYGDSGGPELVRDGDRWVLAGMVSRPGNRSSTCGSAPSIATSAVAYQPWLAEKTG from the coding sequence GTGTCGAAACGGCTGTTCGCGCTGGCGCTGACCGTCCTCGCCGGAGTCGTGCTCAGCGCGGGCAGCGCTTCGGCGGGGCCCGCTATTGTCGGCGGAACCGACGCGGACCAGCCGTACCCGTTCGCGGTGTCCCTGCACACCTCGGGCGGCGCGCTGTTCTGCGGCGGTTCGCTGATCACGCCGACGTGGGTGGTCACCGCGGCGCACTGCCTGTCCGCGAAGGACCCGGCGACGATCGGGTTGCGCGTCGGCAGCAACGACGCGGACGCGGGCGGGGAAACGCCGAAAGCGGCGGAATTCGTGCTGCACCCGCATTTCAACGCCGAAACGCAAACCGGCGATGTCGGCCTGATCCGGCTGACCGCACCGGTGCAAGCCGCGCCGATCGCGATCGGCGGTTCGGCCGCACCGGGCACGGCGGTCCGGGTAATCGGCTGGGGCCAGACGTGCGCGACGCCGAATTGCGGGCCGGTCTCGAAGTCGTTGCGCCAGCTCGACACGCAACTGGTGCCGGGCGCGAAATGCACGGCGGCGTTCGACGGAACCTCCGAACTGTGCACGGAAAGCCCCGGCGGATCCGGCTCGTGCTACGGCGATTCCGGTGGGCCGGAACTGGTTCGCGACGGCGACCGGTGGGTGCTGGCCGGGATGGTCAGTCGCCCGGGGAACCGCTCGTCGACGTGCGGATCGGCTCCTTCGATCGCTACGTCGGCGGTGGCGTATCAGCCTTGGCTGGCGGAGAAAACCGGCTGA
- the glpX gene encoding class II fructose-bisphosphatase — translation MTTASDRSRREAPDRNLAMELVRVTEAAAMAAGRWVGRGDKIGGDGAAVDAMRQLVSTVSMRGVVVIGEGEKDEAPMLFNGEEVGNGDGPDCDVAVDPVDGTTLMAKGMPNALAVLAVAERGAMFDPSAVFYMEKLAVGPDAAGKVDISAPVAENIRRVAKAKNSSVSDVTVCILDRPRHEQLVKEVREAGARIRFISDGDVAGAIAAARPTTGVDMLLGIGGTPEGIIAACAMKCLGGELQGRLWPKDDAEREKALAAGHDLDRILLNDDLVTGDNVFFCATGVTDGDLLRGVHYRAGGATTQSIVMRSKSGTVRMIDGYHRLEKLRAYSSVNFDGNLDLDEDERAVPPLP, via the coding sequence ATGACCACCGCCAGTGACCGCAGCCGACGCGAAGCGCCTGATCGCAACCTCGCCATGGAACTGGTGCGGGTGACCGAGGCAGCCGCGATGGCGGCCGGCCGCTGGGTCGGCCGAGGCGACAAGATCGGCGGCGACGGGGCTGCCGTCGACGCGATGCGCCAGCTCGTCTCCACCGTCTCGATGCGCGGCGTCGTCGTCATCGGCGAGGGCGAGAAGGACGAAGCGCCGATGCTGTTCAACGGCGAAGAGGTCGGCAACGGCGACGGCCCGGACTGCGACGTCGCGGTCGACCCGGTCGACGGCACCACGCTCATGGCGAAGGGCATGCCGAACGCGCTGGCCGTGCTCGCGGTCGCCGAGCGCGGCGCGATGTTCGACCCGTCCGCGGTGTTTTACATGGAGAAGCTGGCCGTCGGCCCGGACGCGGCGGGCAAGGTGGACATCTCCGCCCCGGTCGCGGAGAACATCCGGCGCGTGGCGAAGGCGAAGAACTCCAGCGTCAGCGACGTGACGGTCTGCATCCTCGACCGGCCGCGGCACGAACAGCTGGTCAAAGAGGTCCGTGAGGCGGGAGCCCGGATCCGGTTCATCTCCGACGGCGACGTCGCGGGCGCGATCGCCGCTGCCCGGCCGACCACCGGGGTCGACATGCTGCTCGGCATCGGCGGCACGCCCGAGGGCATCATCGCCGCGTGCGCGATGAAGTGCCTCGGCGGCGAACTGCAGGGCCGGCTGTGGCCGAAGGACGACGCCGAGCGCGAAAAGGCGCTCGCCGCGGGCCACGACCTTGACCGGATCCTGCTCAACGACGACCTGGTCACCGGCGACAACGTGTTCTTCTGCGCGACCGGCGTCACCGACGGCGACCTGCTGCGCGGCGTCCACTACCGGGCTGGCGGCGCGACGACGCAGTCGATCGTCATGCGGTCCAAGTCCGGGACGGTCAGAATGATCGACGGCTACCACCGGCTCGAGAAGCTGCGGGCGTACTCGTCCGTCAACTTCGACGGCAACCTCGACCTCGACGAGGACGAGCGCGCGGTGCCTCCGCTTCCCTGA
- a CDS encoding exodeoxyribonuclease VII small subunit yields MSEADTAGLGYEQARDQLVEVVKELEAGGLSLEQSLELWEKGEQLAKVCERHLEGARERIEAALASVETDDDTE; encoded by the coding sequence GTGAGCGAAGCAGACACCGCCGGACTCGGTTACGAGCAGGCCCGCGATCAGCTTGTCGAGGTCGTGAAGGAGCTGGAGGCCGGCGGGCTTTCCCTGGAGCAGTCGCTTGAGCTCTGGGAGAAGGGCGAGCAGCTCGCCAAGGTGTGCGAACGGCATCTGGAAGGCGCCCGCGAGCGGATCGAGGCCGCGCTGGCCTCGGTGGAGACCGACGACGACACAGAGTGA
- the xseA gene encoding exodeoxyribonuclease VII large subunit: MSNDPATSAENPWPVRTVARKIGDWVHRLGDVWVEGQVTQMNARPGTQTAFLTLRDPSADVSMSVTCPMWLVRELPTPLREGDRVVIHAKPSFFFGRGTLSLRADQIRAVGIGELLARIERLRKLLAAEGMFARERKRPIPFLPKGIGLITGRASAAERDVLANAQARWPHVLFKVLNTAVQGTQAVPQILRALSILDKDPDVDVIVIARGGGSVEDLLPFSDEALCRAVAAAGTPIVSAIGHEPDTPLLDHVADLRCSTPTDASKRIVPDVREETARVRQMRDRGRRALHGWVDRETRLLTQLRSRPSLADPLGPIERRLSDVEMHRERGRRAMLGLLAKDQAEVANARGKLAALGPAATMARGYAVVQFTDSAGNLHVLRSVSQIEDGAQLRVRVADGAVRAVAESVEPTTPVPEGDRP, translated from the coding sequence GTGAGCAACGACCCCGCCACCAGCGCGGAGAACCCCTGGCCGGTCCGCACCGTCGCGCGCAAGATCGGCGACTGGGTCCACCGGCTCGGCGACGTCTGGGTCGAAGGCCAGGTCACGCAGATGAACGCGCGGCCCGGCACGCAGACCGCGTTCCTGACCCTGCGCGACCCGTCCGCGGACGTCTCGATGTCCGTCACCTGTCCGATGTGGCTGGTGCGCGAACTGCCGACGCCGCTGCGCGAAGGCGACCGGGTGGTCATCCACGCGAAGCCGTCGTTCTTCTTCGGCCGCGGCACGCTGAGCCTGCGCGCGGACCAGATCCGCGCGGTCGGCATCGGCGAACTGCTCGCGCGGATCGAGCGGCTGCGCAAGCTGCTGGCCGCCGAAGGCATGTTCGCCCGCGAGCGGAAGCGGCCGATTCCCTTTCTGCCCAAGGGAATCGGGCTGATCACCGGACGCGCGTCAGCGGCCGAGCGGGACGTGCTGGCGAACGCGCAGGCACGCTGGCCGCACGTGTTGTTCAAGGTGCTGAACACCGCCGTGCAGGGTACGCAGGCCGTGCCGCAGATCCTTCGCGCACTGTCTATTTTGGACAAGGACCCGGACGTCGACGTGATCGTCATCGCCCGCGGCGGCGGCAGCGTCGAGGATCTGCTGCCGTTCTCCGACGAAGCACTATGCCGGGCGGTCGCGGCCGCGGGCACGCCGATTGTCAGCGCCATCGGGCACGAGCCGGACACTCCCCTGCTCGACCACGTCGCCGACCTGCGCTGTTCCACCCCGACCGACGCGAGCAAGCGCATCGTGCCGGACGTCCGCGAGGAAACCGCGCGAGTGCGGCAGATGCGCGACCGCGGCCGGCGCGCGCTGCACGGCTGGGTCGACCGGGAGACGCGGCTGCTGACCCAGCTGCGCAGCCGTCCGTCGCTGGCCGATCCGCTGGGTCCGATCGAGCGCCGCCTCAGCGACGTCGAGATGCACCGCGAACGCGGCCGGCGCGCGATGCTCGGCCTGCTCGCCAAGGACCAGGCCGAGGTCGCGAACGCGCGGGGCAAACTGGCCGCGCTCGGCCCGGCGGCCACGATGGCGCGCGGATACGCCGTCGTCCAGTTCACTGATTCCGCAGGCAACCTCCACGTGCTCCGCTCCGTCTCCCAAATCGAGGACGGAGCGCAGCTGCGCGTACGGGTCGCCGACGGGGCGGTCCGCGCCGTGGCCGAATCCGTCGAGCCGACGACACCCGTACCGGAAGGAGACCGGCCGTGA
- a CDS encoding lipid droplet-associated protein, with protein sequence MKPLPLPLRVAAGLAVTTAERVRELPKQLTGLPVTVVSQVLQLSMRVQQQVTELAIKGDDALSMLRPVEDTPSWATFDEDAVPEFTPSRPTLVPVDDLPEPRDLPEPRTNGHRAQPPDLAAEGIDDPWVEETRALAEEHSEGENDSSGPAGLGNYDELTLPQLRARLRRLTVPQLEELLEYEKANADRASFVGMLARRIGNARKAEEQPDDPAEGQ encoded by the coding sequence ATGAAGCCACTCCCGCTCCCCCTCCGGGTCGCCGCGGGCCTCGCCGTCACCACCGCCGAGCGGGTTCGTGAGCTCCCGAAGCAGCTCACCGGCCTGCCGGTCACCGTCGTGAGCCAGGTACTGCAGCTGTCCATGCGCGTCCAGCAGCAGGTCACCGAGCTGGCCATCAAGGGCGACGACGCACTGTCGATGCTGCGCCCCGTCGAGGACACGCCCAGCTGGGCGACGTTCGACGAGGACGCCGTGCCCGAATTCACTCCGTCCCGGCCTACGCTCGTGCCGGTCGACGACCTGCCCGAGCCGCGCGACCTGCCCGAGCCACGCACCAACGGCCACCGCGCGCAGCCGCCGGACCTCGCCGCGGAAGGCATCGACGACCCGTGGGTCGAGGAGACCCGCGCGCTCGCCGAGGAGCATTCCGAAGGCGAGAACGACAGCTCCGGCCCGGCCGGCCTTGGCAATTACGACGAGCTGACGCTGCCGCAGCTGCGCGCCCGGCTGCGCCGGCTGACCGTGCCGCAGCTGGAAGAACTGCTGGAGTACGAGAAGGCCAACGCCGACCGCGCGTCGTTCGTCGGCATGCTCGCGCGGCGGATCGGCAACGCCCGCAAGGCCGAGGAACAGCCGGACGACCCCGCGGAAGGCCAGTGA
- a CDS encoding 4-hydroxy-3-methylbut-2-enyl diphosphate reductase, translated as MTSASPGTEPAGTPTISRSGAAKRVLLAKPRGYCAGVDRAVVAVEKALELYGPPVYVRKEIVHNRHVVETLRERGVIFVEETSEVPEGALVVFSAHGVSPAVHAEAEERNLRTIDATCPLVTKVHKEVNRFAKDDYDILLIGHEGHEEVEGTAGEAPDKVQLVDKPEDVDKVDVRDPSKVIWLSQTTLSVDETMERVDQLRDRFPTLADPPSDDICYATTNRQVAVKAMAPECDLVLVVGSKNSSNSKRLVEVALKAGASASHLIDFASEVDESWLEGVATVGVTSGASVPDVLVMDLLKWLAERGYGQVDEVTTANEKIAFALPKELRKAVKSES; from the coding sequence ATGACTTCTGCGAGTCCCGGAACCGAACCCGCCGGTACCCCGACGATCTCCCGGTCCGGCGCCGCCAAACGCGTGCTGCTCGCGAAGCCGCGCGGGTATTGCGCCGGCGTTGACCGCGCGGTCGTCGCCGTCGAGAAGGCGCTCGAGCTGTACGGGCCGCCGGTGTACGTGCGCAAGGAAATCGTGCACAACCGGCACGTCGTCGAGACCCTGCGCGAGCGAGGCGTGATTTTCGTCGAGGAGACCTCTGAGGTGCCCGAGGGCGCGCTCGTGGTGTTCTCCGCGCACGGCGTCTCGCCCGCGGTGCACGCCGAGGCCGAAGAGCGCAACCTGCGCACCATCGACGCGACCTGCCCGCTGGTCACCAAGGTGCACAAAGAGGTCAACCGGTTCGCCAAGGACGACTACGACATCCTCCTCATCGGCCACGAGGGCCACGAGGAGGTCGAGGGCACGGCTGGTGAGGCGCCGGACAAGGTGCAGCTGGTCGACAAGCCCGAGGACGTCGACAAGGTCGACGTGCGCGATCCGTCGAAGGTGATCTGGCTGTCTCAGACCACGCTGTCGGTGGACGAGACGATGGAACGCGTCGACCAGTTGCGCGACCGCTTCCCGACTTTGGCCGACCCGCCCAGCGACGACATCTGCTACGCCACCACCAACCGCCAGGTCGCGGTCAAGGCGATGGCTCCCGAGTGCGACCTGGTGCTGGTCGTCGGCTCGAAGAACTCGTCGAACTCGAAGCGGCTGGTGGAGGTCGCGCTGAAGGCCGGAGCGTCGGCTTCGCACCTGATCGACTTCGCCTCAGAGGTCGACGAGTCGTGGCTGGAGGGCGTCGCGACGGTCGGCGTCACGTCGGGGGCCTCGGTGCCGGACGTGCTGGTGATGGACCTGCTGAAGTGGCTGGCCGAGCGCGGGTACGGACAGGTCGACGAGGTGACGACGGCCAACGAGAAGATCGCGTTCGCGTTGCCCAAGGAGCTTCGGAAGGCTGTTAAGTCGGAATCCTGA
- a CDS encoding DUF6542 domain-containing protein, translating into MTAIRDRQSDPDADDAPVPWDERLVVGTRRGLPWWAAVLVGFGLAVLGAIIDEKSTGSLGFVFKAGYFLGAVIAVGAVQRRGLFGPMVQPPLVLAVTVPGVVLLTGGGSEASDTLSKLLNIGQPLIKGFPTMAVTTGVTLLFGFFRIYRERDPDAPVKIKDGKLPRTRDEDDDKAANRPRSRPPAGRTGQTPPPGNRRRPPRDLDAPPPRRPRPPADPGARPRREPMDPNAPRGGRKPPPEGRRPRPPEGDPRRRDPRGDAPPPRRRPRGDEPPPGRPRPPRREPPRRQRPWDDEG; encoded by the coding sequence GTGACCGCGATACGCGATCGCCAGAGCGATCCCGATGCCGATGACGCCCCCGTGCCGTGGGACGAGCGTCTCGTCGTCGGCACGAGGCGCGGCCTGCCCTGGTGGGCGGCTGTGCTCGTGGGCTTCGGCTTGGCAGTGCTCGGCGCCATCATCGACGAGAAGTCCACCGGCAGCCTCGGTTTTGTTTTCAAGGCGGGCTACTTCCTCGGGGCCGTGATCGCGGTCGGCGCGGTGCAAAGACGCGGGCTGTTCGGTCCGATGGTGCAGCCGCCGCTGGTGCTCGCCGTCACCGTGCCGGGCGTGGTGCTGCTGACCGGCGGGGGTTCGGAGGCCAGCGACACCCTGTCGAAGCTCCTCAACATCGGGCAGCCGCTGATCAAGGGCTTCCCGACGATGGCGGTCACGACCGGCGTCACGTTGCTGTTCGGCTTCTTCCGGATCTACCGCGAACGCGACCCGGACGCGCCCGTCAAGATCAAGGACGGCAAGCTGCCGCGCACCCGGGACGAGGACGACGACAAAGCCGCGAACCGTCCGCGCTCGCGGCCGCCGGCCGGGCGCACCGGGCAGACGCCGCCTCCCGGCAACCGTCGCCGTCCGCCGCGGGATCTCGACGCTCCGCCGCCGCGACGTCCGCGTCCGCCGGCCGACCCGGGAGCCCGTCCCCGGCGCGAGCCGATGGACCCGAACGCTCCGCGCGGTGGCCGCAAGCCGCCGCCAGAGGGTCGTCGTCCCCGGCCGCCGGAAGGGGATCCGCGCCGTCGGGATCCCCGAGGCGACGCACCGCCGCCGCGTCGTCGGCCGCGCGGGGACGAACCGCCGCCCGGGCGTCCGCGTCCGCCTCGCCGGGAACCGCCACGCCGCCAGCGTCCTTGGGACGACGAGGGCTGA
- the rmuC gene encoding DNA recombination protein RmuC: METVITTAAIVLALLLCVAVVVLWRLYNDGMRRADAAARLVAAERAKGDQQQLALRRYEVAFASIHGRGELGEQVLVETARALGLREGLHFTLQTDLGGGGSAKPDLVLNVGGGRAVPVDAKASMAIWAEAVETDDPEERLDALRVHVRQLRSRAAELAGKGYQRWADAIYGTVMFVPSDAAVVAALDTDPELLRWLIDRRVFLCGPTGFGVLASAALFAASDRALVEDVEQVRAGAAAAHRAAGNAVEALNLSTTHLQRFVSARRRELEALESFRATVAPLTDASGSPAPVPQLRKGDEVAAG; this comes from the coding sequence GTGGAGACGGTGATCACCACCGCGGCCATCGTGCTCGCGCTGCTCCTGTGCGTCGCGGTCGTCGTGCTTTGGCGGCTGTACAACGACGGAATGCGCCGGGCCGACGCGGCCGCGCGGCTCGTGGCAGCAGAGCGCGCGAAAGGCGACCAGCAGCAACTCGCGCTGCGCCGGTACGAGGTGGCGTTCGCGTCGATCCACGGCCGCGGCGAACTCGGCGAACAGGTGCTCGTGGAAACCGCGCGCGCTCTCGGACTGCGGGAGGGACTGCACTTCACCCTGCAGACCGATCTGGGCGGCGGCGGAAGCGCGAAGCCCGACCTGGTGCTGAACGTCGGCGGCGGCCGAGCGGTACCAGTCGACGCGAAGGCGAGCATGGCCATCTGGGCGGAGGCGGTCGAGACCGACGACCCGGAAGAACGGCTCGACGCGTTGCGCGTCCACGTCCGGCAGCTGCGCTCCCGCGCGGCGGAGCTGGCGGGCAAGGGCTACCAGCGCTGGGCGGACGCGATCTACGGCACCGTCATGTTCGTCCCGTCCGACGCGGCCGTGGTCGCCGCCCTCGACACCGATCCCGAATTGCTGCGCTGGCTGATCGACCGTCGCGTATTCCTGTGCGGTCCCACGGGATTCGGGGTGCTCGCGTCGGCGGCGCTGTTCGCCGCCAGCGACCGGGCGCTCGTCGAGGACGTCGAGCAAGTGCGCGCGGGCGCCGCCGCCGCGCACCGGGCAGCGGGCAATGCGGTCGAAGCGCTGAATCTGTCCACAACGCACCTTCAGCGCTTTGTTTCGGCCCGTCGCCGGGAACTCGAGGCACTGGAGTCGTTCCGCGCGACGGTCGCGCCGCTCACCGACGCGTCGGGCAGTCCAGCACCCGTGCCGCAGCTTCGGAAGGGAGACGAGGTGGCAGCTGGTTGA
- a CDS encoding exonuclease SbcCD subunit D, giving the protein MRVLHTSDWHIGRTFHGADLLTEQEAALTRIAELVDRESVDVVVVAGDIYDRAVPSAEAVRVATAAMTRIRRAGAELVITPGNHDSAARLGAFAEFAAAGGLHVRATVEGIAEPVVLHDEHGAVAFYGIPYLEPEPSRHALGVPEARGHTGVLGEAMRRVRHDLASRPGTRSVVLAHAFVTGGEASESERTIAVGGVEQVPGSVFDGVDYVALGHLHGPQTLAEHLRYSGSPLAYSFSEARQRKSVWFVDLDANGLAEVRRHELPVPRPLATLSGELAALLEDPEHEQWREHFLSVTVTDRVRPIDAMRLLQDRFPYAVHMDWRPDGGAAGAELKYAEAVRGRSDIEIARSFLDDCRGAPPTEREERLVYLALEAANRTAVEKL; this is encoded by the coding sequence GTGAGAGTCCTCCATACCTCTGATTGGCACATCGGCCGCACGTTCCACGGCGCCGATCTGCTTACCGAACAGGAGGCCGCCCTCACGCGCATCGCCGAACTCGTCGACCGCGAGTCGGTCGACGTCGTGGTGGTGGCCGGTGACATCTACGACCGAGCGGTGCCGTCCGCCGAAGCTGTCCGCGTCGCCACGGCCGCGATGACCCGCATCCGGCGGGCCGGCGCGGAACTTGTGATCACGCCGGGCAACCACGATTCGGCCGCGCGGCTCGGCGCGTTCGCCGAATTCGCGGCGGCGGGCGGGCTGCACGTCCGCGCGACCGTCGAAGGCATAGCGGAACCCGTTGTGCTGCATGACGAACACGGCGCGGTCGCGTTCTACGGCATTCCGTATCTCGAACCCGAGCCGTCGCGGCACGCGCTGGGCGTGCCGGAGGCGCGCGGCCACACCGGCGTGCTCGGCGAGGCGATGCGGCGGGTGCGCCACGACCTGGCCAGTCGTCCGGGAACGCGATCCGTGGTGCTGGCACACGCTTTCGTCACCGGCGGCGAGGCCAGCGAATCGGAACGCACCATCGCGGTCGGCGGAGTCGAGCAGGTTCCCGGCTCGGTGTTCGACGGCGTGGACTATGTCGCGCTCGGCCACTTGCACGGCCCGCAGACGCTCGCGGAACACCTCCGGTACTCCGGAAGTCCGCTGGCGTACTCGTTTTCCGAAGCGCGGCAACGGAAATCGGTGTGGTTCGTGGATCTCGACGCGAACGGCCTGGCCGAGGTCCGCCGGCACGAGCTGCCGGTGCCGCGTCCGCTCGCGACCCTCTCCGGCGAACTCGCCGCTTTGCTGGAGGACCCGGAACACGAGCAATGGCGCGAGCATTTCCTCTCGGTCACCGTCACTGACCGAGTCCGCCCGATCGATGCGATGCGGTTGCTGCAGGACCGCTTTCCCTATGCGGTGCACATGGATTGGCGGCCAGACGGCGGGGCCGCCGGTGCCGAACTGAAGTACGCCGAGGCGGTACGCGGGCGCAGTGACATCGAGATCGCGCGCAGTTTCCTCGACGACTGTCGCGGTGCTCCACCGACCGAACGCGAGGAACGGCTGGTGTACCTGGCGCTCGAAGCAGCGAACCGGACGGCGGTGGAGAAGCTGTGA